The nucleotide sequence GCTTCTGCCCGCGCGTCTGGTTGACCCTGTATTTCGGCGCTGGCTAGGCTCGCCCAGTCGAGCCAGGCAGGTGTTCAGCGCTGCCCGAATAGATCCGTGAGGTGGTCAGATGACTCGCCCAGACGACGAGTTTCCCCCACTCGACGTCACGTCCACGCTGAACCTCGGTTCGCTCGACGAGGTCCTCGAAGGGCCTGACGCAGATGTGGTGCCGAGTCGCATGTCCGGCTCGCTGCCGCCCGGTATGGCGCTGCTCGTCGTCCGGCGCGGGCCGAACGCCGGTGCCCGCTTCCTGCTCGACCACGACGTGACGACCAGCGGACGGCACCCGGACAGCGACATCTTCCTCGACGACGTGACGGTTTCGCGGCGGCACGCGGAGTTCCACCGCGACGGCGGCACCTTCACGGTGCGCGACGTGGGCAGCCTCAACGGGACGTATGTGAACCGCGAGCGGGTCGAGGCGGCCACGCTCAGCAACGGCGACGAGGTGCAGATCGGCAAGTTCCGGTTGGTGTTCATCGCCGGGCCGCGCCCGGACGAGGACATCCGGTAGCGGGTGTCGGCTTCGCCAGCCGCGTCGGCGGGCTCGCCGTCACCCCCGCCGGCGCTGATGAGCATCGGCGAGGTGCTCGCCGAGCTGCGCGCGGAGTTTCCCGACACCACCATCTCCAAGCTGCGCTTCCTCGAGGCTGAAGGGCTCGTGGAGCCGCGCCGAACGCCGGCCGGCTACCGCAAGTACAGCTGGGACGACATCGCCCGCCTGCGCTTCGTGCTGAGCGCCCAGCGGGACCAGTACCTGCCGCTGCGCGTGATCCGCGAGCAGCTCGCCGCGCGCGACGCCACGCCCGTGCGCCTGGTGGCGGTCGGCCCCGCGCAGGAGTCCGACTCCCGCCTGTCCCGCGACCAGCTCGTCGAGCGCTCCGGGCTGGACGCGGCGACGCTCACCGAGGTCGAGCGGCTGGGGCTGCTCGCCCCGATCGCACCCGGGCGGTACGACGCCGACGCGCTCGCCGTCGCCACCGCCGTGGCCGGGCTCGCCGCGTTCGGGCTGGAGCCGCGGCACCTGCGCGCGTTCCGCGCCGCGGCCGACCGCGAGGTGGGGCTCTTCGCCCAGCTGGTGGCGCCGCTGGCCCGCCAGAACGACCCGGCGGCGCGCGCCCGTGCCGGGCAGACCGCGGACGACCTGGTGCGCCTCTCACAGCAGTTGCACGCGGCGCTCGTGCGGGCCGGGCTCCGGGAGGCGTTGGGGCGGTGAGGTTTCGTGTCAACGGGTACTGCTCGTTGACACAAACCGCGGGGGACGGGCCACCGGCGGTCCGTGTACCGTGACGGTGAGGGCGGAAAGACACAACCACACGGAGGCGGCGGTGCGCGAGCTGAGCGTGGTCGGGGTGCGGGTGGAGCTGCCCAGCAACCAGCCGATCGTGCTGCTCAGGGAGGTCGAGGGCGACCGTTACCTGCCGATCTGGATCGGCGCGGTCGAAGCCACCGCGATCGCGTACGAGCAGCAGGGCGTCAAACCGGCCCGGCCACTCACCCACGACCTGCTGCGCGACATCCTCGCGGCGCTGAAGGCCCCGCTGCGCGCGGTCGAGATCACCGAGCTGAAGGAAAACGTGTTCTACGCCGACCTGCTGATCGGCGACGGCCTGCGGGTCTCCGCCCGGCCGAGCGACTCGATCGCGCTGGCGCTGCGCGTGGGTGCCCCGATCCGCTGCTCCGACCAGGTGCTGAGCGAGGCCGGCATCGTAATTCCGGACGAGCAGGAAGACGAGGTGGAAAAGTTCCGGGAGTTCCTGGAGCAGGTGCGTCCGGAGGACTTCGCCGGGTAGCGGCGGTGCCCGGCGAGGGTGAACCGTCCCTCGGGCGCGGCGTGTCGTGCCAAACCTTCCCCGGCAACACTCCTGGTGCGCTATAGGGTTGGGCCGTTCCCGGGCTTTGCGCGAGTGGGCAGCTTGCACGGCCCCGTTGGGAGGTTGCCACATGGATGAGGGTTCCCCCTCCGTCGCCGTGGGTGGCGCAGAGGTCGACACCGTCGGATATCGCGGTGTGACCGCCTGCCACGCGGTCGGGATCAGCTACCGCCAGCTCGACTACTGGGCGCGCACCGCCCTTGTGGTGCCGAGCATCCGCGACGCCTCGGGCTCCGGCACGCAGCGGCTGTACTCGTTCCGCGACCTCGTCGTGCTCAAGGTGGTCAAGCGGCTGCTCGACGCCGGCGTCTCCCTGCAGAACATCCGCAAGGCCATCGAGACCCTCCGCTCGCGCGGCGTCGAGGACCTGGCCGGCATCACGCTCATCTCCGACGGCACGACGGTGTACGAGTGCCGTTCGCCCGAGGAGGTCGTCGACCTGCTGCAGGGCGGGCAGGGCGTCTTCGGCATCGCGATCGGCGGCGCCTTCAAGGAGATCCAGGGCTCGCTGTCCCACCTGCCGGCCGAGCCGGCCGCCGGCGCTCCCGTGACCACCGAGGTGGTCGAGGAGGAGGACCCGGGCGCCGTCGGCGACGAGCTGGCCGCCCGCCGCGCCCGCCGCCGCGCCGGCTGAGTCCTCCCCGCGGATCGCGGCCGGTTACACGCAGGTCGCGCAGTTCGGGTCCGTGCCGTCCGGTTCCTCCACGACGACCGGCGCCGCCCGCAGGACCGCGAGCGGCGGCACCGGCGGGCGCGGATCGGCGTCCTCAGGCAGCCACAGCGGCTGGACGCAGTCGATGACCTTCCCCGGCCCGTACGCGAGGCAGACGGCCACCAGCGGGCCGTTGAGCGGCTCCACGGCCGGGTCGATCGTGCCCACGAACTTGGTTCGCTCGCCCTCGTACGCGCGCAGCCGGGGCAGGAACACGTACCCCTGCGGCTCCGGCGCGCCCGGCCGCTGCGAGTAGTAGATGAAGCCGAACCGCTCGTGCGGGCCCGGCCGCCGGCACGGGTCGATCCATCCGTCGAGCATGGTCATGAAGTTTTCGTCGAGCCACACGCTTTCGATGTCGCCCTCGACGCACCGCAGCCGGGTGGACCAGGCGGACGGGCACGCCGCGGAGGCGGGGGAGGAGCCGAGCAGGAGCGCGGCCGCGGTGGCGGCGGCTATGACGGCGCGGCGGATCATCGGTCGTCCTCTCCCGACGGCGGGGGCGCCTGCGGCATGGTCGAAGGGGGTGGCTGGGCGGCGCGCATGGCGCCGAGCGCGAGCCCCAGCTGGAAACGGTTGTCCACGCCCAGCCGGTCCATCAGGCCGCGCAGGATGTAGGAGACCGAACGGGCGCTGATGCGCAGCTCACGGGCGGCGCTTGCGTCGGTGTGACCCCGCGCGAGCAGCTCGACGAGTGAGCGTTCGCGGGGGTCGAGCGCGATGTCGTACAAGGTGTGCTCCTGCGGCGGCTGGGCGGTCTCCCAGTGCCGTTCGAAGAGGGCGACCAGGGCGGACACGACAGGCGGCTGCGCCACCTCCAGATATCCGCGGCCGAAGTCGGCGGGGGAGACCGGAAAGAGCGCGACCTTGCGGTCGACGACGATGAGCTTCATCGGAACGGACGGGGCCTCCCGGTACTCCGGACGTCTCCCGTCCGGTTTCTCGGTCGGCGGCACGAGCCAGCGCCGGTCGGGCGGCTGCACGCCGAGCACGCGAACCCTTATCCCGCGGCTCATCAGGACGCGGTCCATCGGCGCGGCGGAACGGCTCGACTCGGCGTCGAACCGCGGCTCGGTGTTGATCGCCAGGTGCTCGTGGCAGGCGATCGAGACAAGCTCGGCGAGGCGCTCGCGGGCGGCGGCCCGGCTCGGCAGGTGCCGCAGGTCGTCGCCGAGCGCAAGCGGCTCGCGCGTTTCCTGCACCCCGTGCGTACCAGCCGAAGCCGGGCGCGCCGCCGGTCCGCGATCACCTCGTCGGGTGGTCGCGCGGCCCAGACGACGCCGCGCCGGACCGTCGCCACCGCGCCGCCCCGTGCGGCACCGGTGGCGGCAAGCTCGTCCAGCGCGCAGACCACCCGCCGCCGGGACATGCCGAGGCTGCGCTCCAGGTCCGTCGCGGCGGCCGGCCCGAACGTGGCAAGCGTCCGGTAGACCAGGTCCGCGTCCGGCGACACCCCCCATGGCACCAGCGAGGGCGCGGGCGCACTCGCCGCCAGGGAATCGTGGGATCGAAGCATCGACACCTCCCCCGTGCGGCGCCAGTGAGCGAGCCTGCGAGCGAACCATCGGGCTCAGTGACGGACCCGCTGCGCTGGCCGGCGGCATCAGACGGCCCATGCAACCAGCAGCGGTCAAGCCTCGACCACGCCTGCGACCCTTTCGTGACCTGATCTTGCGGAATTCCGCACGGCGGCTTACTCGGTCGCGTGCTTGTCGATCTCCGCGAGCTCCTCGGCGGTGAACGCCAGGTTGTCCAGGGCCGCCACATTCGCCTCGAGCTGGGCGACGCTGCTCGCGCCGATGATGAGGCTGGTCATGCGCGGGTCGCGCAGTGCCCAGGCGAGCGCGAGCTGGGCGAGCGTCTGCCCCCGCCGGCCGGCGATGTCGTTGAGCGCGCGGACCTTGCCCATCGTCTCCTCGGTCAACGCGCTCTCCTTGAGGAACCCGCCGGTCGCGATCCGCGAGTCGTCCGGGATGCCGCCGAGGTAGCGGTCGGTGAGCAGGCCCTGGGCGAGCGGGCTGAACGCGATGCAGCCCGCGCCCGCCTCTTCGAGCGTGTCGAGCAGGCCGTCGCGCTCGATCCAGCGGTTGACCATCGAATACGACGGCTGGTGGATCAGCAGCGGAGTGCCCAGCTCGCGCAGCACCGCTGCCGCGGCCGCGGTCTGCTCCGAGTTGTAGTTGGAGATGCCCACGTAGAGCGCCTTGCCCGAGCGCACGATGTGGTCGAGCGCCAACATCGTCTCCTCGACCGGAGTGTCGGGGTCCGGGCGGTGGTGGTAGAAGACGTCCACGTAGTCAAGGCCCATGCGGCGCAGCGACTGGTCGAGCGAGGAGACCAGATATTTGCGGGAGCCCCACTCCCCGTACGGCCCGGGCCACATGTAATAGCCGGCCTTGGATGAGATGACCAGCTCGTCCCGATATGCCGCGAAGTCCGTGGCCAGGATCCGCCCGAAGTTTTCCTCGGCGGCGCCGCCCGGCGGGCCGTAGTTGTTGGCCAGGTCGAGGTGGGTCACGCCGAGGTCGAACGCGCGGCGCAGGATGGCCCGCTGCGTCTCCAGGGGGCGGGCGTGCCCGAAGTTGTGCCACAGCCCCAGCGAGATCGCCGGCAGCCGGAGGCCGCTGCGCCCGGAGCGGCGGTAGGTCATGGACTCGTAGCGGTCACCCGCGGCTTCGTAGGTCACGGCGTGACCTTAGCCGCAGCCTGTGACATCCAGCGGAAACACGGGTACTGGTAAGTTGGACCTTGCCGGTACCACCCGCGCGGGAGAGACCGCCAGCCTCGACTGGCGGCGCCGAAGGGGCAAATCCTCCCCGGAACCTCTCAGGCAGAAGGACCGCGAGGGCAGGCGACTCTGAAGCGCGCACTGGTGCGACAGAGGGGGAGGTTGGATCACCGACCTTCCGGGAGCCGCCCATGAGTTTCGCCGCCCGCCACATCGGCCCCTCCGCCGCCGAGCAGCGCCGCATGCTGGAGAGCGTGGGGTACGGCTCGCTGGACGAGCTGATGGATGCCGCGATCCCCGAGGTCATCCGCTGGCACGACGGGCTCGACCTGCCGCCGGCCGCCTCCGAGGAGGAGGCGCTCGCCGAGCTGCGCGCGCTCGCCACCCGCAACACCGTGGCCGTCTCGATGATCGGCCTCGGCTACCACGGCACCCACACGCCGGCCGTCATCCGCCGCAACGTGCTGGAAAACCCCGCCTGGTACACGGCGTACACCCCGTACCAGCCGGAGATCAGCCAGGGTCGCCTCGAGGCGCTGCTCAACTTCCAGACCATGGTGGCCGACCTCACCGGCCTCACCACCGCCAACGCGTCGATGCTCGACGAGGCCACCGCCGCGGCCGAGGCGATGACCCTCGCCCGCCGCGCGAGCAAGAGCACCAGCCAGGTGTACGTGGTGGACGCCGACGCGCTGCCGCAGACCATCGACGTCATCCGCACCCGGGCGGAGCCGCTCGGCCTCACGGTGCGCGTCGTCGACCTGGCGGCCGAGCCGCTGCCGGAGGAGTTCTTCGGGCTGCACCTGCAGTACCCCGGTGCCTCGGGCGCGATCCGCGACGACGCCGCGCTTGTCGACGGCGCCCACGCGGTCGGCGCGCTGGTGACCGTCGCCGCCGACCTGCTCGCGCTCACGCTGCTGCGCCCGCCGGGCGAGATCGGCGCGGACATCGCGGCCGGCACCACGCAGCGCTTCGGGGTACCGATGGGATTCGGCGGCCCGCACGCCGGCTACCTGGTGGTCCGCGCGGGCCTGGAGCGGATGCTGCCCGGTCGCCTCGTGGGCGTGTCCCGCGACGCGGACGGCGCCCCGGCGTACCGGCTCGCGCTGCAGACCCGCGAGCAGCACATCCGCCGCGAGAAGGCGACCAGCAACATCTGCACCGCCCAGGTGCTGCTCGCCGTGATGGCCAGCATGTACGCGGTCTACCACGGTCCCGAGGGCCTGCGCGCCATCGCGTCCCGCGTGGCCGGCCGCGCCGCGACGCTCGCCGCGGGCCTGCGGGCCGGCGGGGTCTCGCTGGCCTCGGACGACTTCTTCGACACGGTGACCGCGCTCGTGCCGGGGCGGGCCGCCGCCGTGGTGGCAGCGGCCGAGGCGCGCGGGGTCAACCTGCGGCTGGTGTCCGAGGACGCGGTGGGGATCGCGTGCGACGAGACCACGACGTACGCGCACCTTTCGCACGTGTGGGCCGCGTTCGGCGTCGAGCCGGTCGAGCCGGTGACCGCGACGGTGCCGCTGCCGCGCGAGTCGCAGTACCTGACCCACCCGGTCTTCCACAGCCACCACTCGGAGACCGCGATGCTGCGGTACCTGCGGCGGCTGGCCGACAAGGACTACGCGCTCGACCGCGGCATGATCCCGCTCGGCTCCTGCACGATGAAGCTCAACGCCACCACCGAGATGGAGCCGGTGACGTGGGCCGAGTTCGCGGACGTGCACCCCTTCGCGCCCGCCGCCCAGGCGACCGGCTACACCGAGCTGATCTCCCAGCTGGAGGGTTGGCTGGCCGAGATCACCGGGTACGACGCGGTGAGCGTCCAGCCCAACGCCGGCTCCCAGGGTGAGCTCGCCGGGCTGCTGGCCATCCGCGCGTACCACCTGTCGCGCGGCGACACCGAGCGGAACGTGTGCCTCATCCCGTCCAGCGCCCACGGCACGAACGCTGCCAGTGCGGTGATGGCCGGTATGCGCGTCGTGGTCGTGGCCTGCGACGACGAGGGCAACGTCGACCTCGTCGACCTCGACCGCCTGGTGGACACGCACCGTTCCGCCCTCGCGGCCGTCATGGT is from Phytohabitans houttuyneae and encodes:
- the odhI gene encoding oxoglutarate dehydrogenase inhibitor Odhl; the protein is MTRPDDEFPPLDVTSTLNLGSLDEVLEGPDADVVPSRMSGSLPPGMALLVVRRGPNAGARFLLDHDVTTSGRHPDSDIFLDDVTVSRRHAEFHRDGGTFTVRDVGSLNGTYVNRERVEAATLSNGDEVQIGKFRLVFIAGPRPDEDIR
- the ftsR gene encoding transcriptional regulator FtsR; this encodes MSIGEVLAELRAEFPDTTISKLRFLEAEGLVEPRRTPAGYRKYSWDDIARLRFVLSAQRDQYLPLRVIREQLAARDATPVRLVAVGPAQESDSRLSRDQLVERSGLDAATLTEVERLGLLAPIAPGRYDADALAVATAVAGLAAFGLEPRHLRAFRAAADREVGLFAQLVAPLARQNDPAARARAGQTADDLVRLSQQLHAALVRAGLREALGR
- a CDS encoding bifunctional nuclease family protein, which translates into the protein MRELSVVGVRVELPSNQPIVLLREVEGDRYLPIWIGAVEATAIAYEQQGVKPARPLTHDLLRDILAALKAPLRAVEITELKENVFYADLLIGDGLRVSARPSDSIALALRVGAPIRCSDQVLSEAGIVIPDEQEDEVEKFREFLEQVRPEDFAG
- a CDS encoding MerR family transcriptional regulator — protein: MDEGSPSVAVGGAEVDTVGYRGVTACHAVGISYRQLDYWARTALVVPSIRDASGSGTQRLYSFRDLVVLKVVKRLLDAGVSLQNIRKAIETLRSRGVEDLAGITLISDGTTVYECRSPEEVVDLLQGGQGVFGIAIGGAFKEIQGSLSHLPAEPAAGAPVTTEVVEEEDPGAVGDELAARRARRRAG
- a CDS encoding helix-turn-helix transcriptional regulator — protein: MQETREPLALGDDLRHLPSRAAARERLAELVSIACHEHLAINTEPRFDAESSRSAAPMDRVLMSRGIRVRVLGVQPPDRRWLVPPTEKPDGRRPEYREAPSVPMKLIVVDRKVALFPVSPADFGRGYLEVAQPPVVSALVALFERHWETAQPPQEHTLYDIALDPRERSLVELLARGHTDASAARELRISARSVSYILRGLMDRLGVDNRFQLGLALGAMRAAQPPPSTMPQAPPPSGEDDR
- the mgrA gene encoding L-glyceraldehyde 3-phosphate reductase → MTYEAAGDRYESMTYRRSGRSGLRLPAISLGLWHNFGHARPLETQRAILRRAFDLGVTHLDLANNYGPPGGAAEENFGRILATDFAAYRDELVISSKAGYYMWPGPYGEWGSRKYLVSSLDQSLRRMGLDYVDVFYHHRPDPDTPVEETMLALDHIVRSGKALYVGISNYNSEQTAAAAAVLRELGTPLLIHQPSYSMVNRWIERDGLLDTLEEAGAGCIAFSPLAQGLLTDRYLGGIPDDSRIATGGFLKESALTEETMGKVRALNDIAGRRGQTLAQLALAWALRDPRMTSLIIGASSVAQLEANVAALDNLAFTAEELAEIDKHATE
- the gcvP gene encoding aminomethyl-transferring glycine dehydrogenase — protein: MSFAARHIGPSAAEQRRMLESVGYGSLDELMDAAIPEVIRWHDGLDLPPAASEEEALAELRALATRNTVAVSMIGLGYHGTHTPAVIRRNVLENPAWYTAYTPYQPEISQGRLEALLNFQTMVADLTGLTTANASMLDEATAAAEAMTLARRASKSTSQVYVVDADALPQTIDVIRTRAEPLGLTVRVVDLAAEPLPEEFFGLHLQYPGASGAIRDDAALVDGAHAVGALVTVAADLLALTLLRPPGEIGADIAAGTTQRFGVPMGFGGPHAGYLVVRAGLERMLPGRLVGVSRDADGAPAYRLALQTREQHIRREKATSNICTAQVLLAVMASMYAVYHGPEGLRAIASRVAGRAATLAAGLRAGGVSLASDDFFDTVTALVPGRAAAVVAAAEARGVNLRLVSEDAVGIACDETTTYAHLSHVWAAFGVEPVEPVTATVPLPRESQYLTHPVFHSHHSETAMLRYLRRLADKDYALDRGMIPLGSCTMKLNATTEMEPVTWAEFADVHPFAPAAQATGYTELISQLEGWLAEITGYDAVSVQPNAGSQGELAGLLAIRAYHLSRGDTERNVCLIPSSAHGTNAASAVMAGMRVVVVACDDEGNVDLVDLDRLVDTHRSALAAVMVTYPSTHGVYETGIASLCAKVHDAGGQVYVDGANLNALVGYAKPGRFGADVSHLNLHKTFCIPHGGGGPGVGPVAVRSHLAPFLSTTVSAAPYGSAGILPIPWAYLRMMGPDGLMRATGAAVLAANYVAARLREHYPVLYTGNKGLVAHECILDLRPLTKATGVSVDDVAKRLIDYGFHAPTMSFPVAGTLMVEPTESEDLAELDRFCDAMIAIRSEIDSVGSWGADNPLANAPHTASMVTADEWTHPYPRSVAAYPSGVDRAAKYWAPVRRIDGAFGDRNLVCACPPVDSYA